ccctccctccctccctccctccctccctccctccctccctccctctctctctctctctctctctctctctctctctctctctctctctctctgtgtgtctctctctctctctctctctctctctctctctctctctctctctcacacacacacacacagcccttaaGTGCCTCAACGACTTCATCAACAACATAACGTGTGTGTGGGACATGCGCTTGAACATCTCCAGACACAATACGGGGCCAGACGCGCGATACACACTCTTCggggacagaaacagaaaaagtcCCCCCCCGGAGAAAATGACACGGTAGGACTCTTCCTCAAGGTAGGactcttcctgttcctgctcggccgacctctgacctctgacctctgcgtTCTCACAGCAGCATCCAGTGTGACCTGCGGCCGGTGAGCTCTGACCCCGCTCTGAGGGCATGCTCCCTGCTCCTTCCAGCCAACAAGGTGTGTGAGAGCAGAGAAAAGTTGAATTGCACATGTTGTTTGTTTACTTTGTAAATATGATTCAAATTTCTGTTCCGAGATGTGTTGGTGCATCGTATCCACTATAACAGCTGTTCTCCTCCAGCGGTTTCAGCATGCAGATAAATACACCATTGGAGTCCGCTTCAATGGAAGTTCACAAGACCCTGTCGTCAAGATGGAATACATACCTAAAAACTACAGTGAGTGAAAActacaaccaaaaaatagtagcgactgcatgtgtgtgtgtgcactattAAAACCACCATGATTGTTAATGCTACAGCTTGAAtactgttgttgatgttgttgttttccaGTAAAGATGCGCCCTCCTACCTGGGTTAGGGTGGAGAACAACACCCTCAACTGGACCATGGAAAAAGATAGAATCTATAGTTATAGCTGCCAGGTGCAGTACAAGAACCATGAGGATCCTTGGGAGGTGAGGTGTGAGGtgtggctggggggctgggtggcaggggggctggagggcaggggggctgggtggcaggggggcagggtggcaggggggctggagggcaggggggcagggtggccgggggcaggagggcagggtgaccggggggcaggggggccggggggcagggtggtggtgacAGTTGGTCTACCTTCCCTCCATTTGTGCTCCATCACTCAAACCTGATCTGTGTCATTCTTTAGTCTGCTATCGAAGTGCCTGACAAGCATtgtaccctaaccctaaccctaaccctggagagGCTAGTGATGGGGCAGAGGTACCAGGCTCGGGCCCGGGTCCGGGCCACTGACTCTTGTCACGGAACCTGGAGCGACTGGAGCCACACTCCATCCTGGGAGTCTAAGGTTGGCGAGACGCCAACGCCATCCCCCCCACCTTCAGGTACACTAGCATACATGCTAGCACACAGCAGTATCATACATGCTAGCACACAGCAGTAGCGTACATGCTAGCACACAGCAGTAGCATAGATGCTAGCACACATTAATAGTGTAAATGCTAGCACACAGCAGTAGCATACATGCTATCACACAGCAGTATCATACATGCTAGCACACAGCAGTAGTGTACATGCTAGCACACAGCAGTAGCATAGATGCTAGCACACATTAATAGTGTAAATGCTAGCACACAGCAGTAGCATACATGCTATCACACAGCAGTAGCGTACATGCTAGCACACAGCAGTAGCGTACATGGTAGCAGACAGCAGTAGCATAGATGCTAGCACACATCAGTAGGGTACATGCTAACACACAGGAGTAGCATACATGCTAGTTATGCACTTAACTCACTTACAGATGTTCTCCATGGTTTTGCAGGGTTCCAGCTGATTTGGTTCTCCGAAGTTTCTGGGGTTCTAGTGGGAGTAGTTGTCATGATCATTCTGGCCCTCACTTGGCTCTGCAGCACACACAGAACTACCCGGTAAAgtgtactgtctgtgtgtgtgtgtgtgtggttgtgtgtgtgtgtgtatgactgtctaggtgtgtgtgtgtgtatgactgtccaggtgtgtgtgtgtgtgtatgactgtccaggtgtgtgtgtgggtgtgttcatGGCCCAAATATGACACAGACTATTCTGAGCACTGGAGCAGACTGGGGATTTCCAAACACCCGTTTCTCTTTGGGCTCCAGCTGTGCTCActtgccctgtctgtctgctctccaGGCTTTACATAGTAAAGAAACTGATgggtcctcctctccccaacCCCTCCAAGTTCTTCCCTGACTTAAATTCCGCCCAAGGAGAAGACTTCAAGGTCAGTAGCTCCACCTACACCCTAACAACTTTCACTTCCAGTGTGATAACTTGTACTGCTATGCCGTGAGAGTTTTGTACACCTTGTTGTCGTGATTTTTCAACGTTCGACTTTGGCAATCCTTCCACAACGCCATCTCAAGAAGTTAAATGCCCCAAAAGTCACCGTTCTTCAGACGCAGTCAGATGGTTTCCTGTTTTTGTCAcgggttctctctgtctcaacaCCGGTTTTTTTAAACGGTTTTCTTTGTGTCATTAGATAATCATCGGTCAGTCACAAGGTGACAGTGTCAAAGTCAAAAAGTTCCGATGACGTTGATCTGTCCTCAGAGCGATATTTCAAAAAATACCACAAAAGCAGCACATCAAACAGCAGtgactaacagacacacactctttatCCGCCCCTTCCAGCTTGCCTCTCAtccagcctcctccctctcatctttCTTCCCTAGACATGGCTGAGCCCCAAGTTTGCCCGCGAATCCTACCTGGATGCCTTCCTGCTTCCGGTCCACATCTCTCCGCTTGAGGTCACCCACACCGTGGACACCGTCTCCCCCCGCAGGCCCCAACCCGATACTGCATCACcggaggacaagaagaagaagaagaagacaatgGCCTGTGACCTCAGGTCCTGCTCCAGCTTCTCCAACCAGAGCTACTCCCTCAACCTGCACCTCGCCCTCCCGACCAGCGGGGGCACGCTGGAGCCCTGTGCCGCCGACTCCCCTTACGGACCGTTGGtgggaaacagagaggaggagagacagggggatgctgtggaggagagcgacgaggaggaggaggacaggggggaggagaggaaaccaAGCAGGGGTTTAGGTAACGTGGAGGATACAGAGAGCTCaggcgagggaggggagggggagacagagggggagacagaggaagggggtgtagaggaagagagggatggagagatacgGAGGgatagggaggaagagaggctgaTGGGGCTGCTATTTGGGGGCACCAGTGTCATCACCGGGGGTAACTCCCTCCAGATGTCTCCGTCCTACGAGTGCGTGGAGAGGCTCCAGGACCAGCGCTGGCACCTCAAGAGCCCAGATTCAGGCGTCGGCAGCTGGGGAGAGGATCAGGAAAGTAGGGAGAGCACGGGGGATCCAGACGGGCCTGCGTTCGCCGACGCAGGCCGCGGCAGCCATTTTGGATCCAACGTTTTCCAGTTTCCATCGTGCTCCAGCCCTCTACCCACGCCCCTGCCCTGTTTCACCCAGATTCCCCTCACCCTGCCTGGGCTTGAGATGGAGCCTGGTCCCTTCACT
The genomic region above belongs to Hypomesus transpacificus isolate Combined female unplaced genomic scaffold, fHypTra1 scaffold_354, whole genome shotgun sequence and contains:
- the LOC124464506 gene encoding interleukin-2 receptor subunit beta, which encodes MGQRYQARARVRATDSCHGTWSDWSHTPSWESKVGETPTPSPPPSGFQLIWFSEVSGVLVGVVVMIILALTWLCSTHRTTRLYIVKKLMGPPLPNPSKFFPDLNSAQGEDFKTWLSPKFARESYLDAFLLPVHISPLEVTHTVDTVSPRRPQPDTASPEDKKKKKKTMACDLRSCSSFSNQSYSLNLHLALPTSGGTLEPCAADSPYGPLVGNREEERQGDAVEESDEEEEDRGEERKPSRGLGNVEDTESSGEGGEGETEGETEEGGVEEERDGEIRRDREEERLMGLLFGGTSVITGGNSLQMSPSYECVERLQDQRWHLKSPDSGVGSWGEDQESRESTGDPDGPAFADAGRGSHFGSNVFQFPSCSSPLPTPLPCFTQIPLTLPGLEMEPGPFTLCPMDLPGKILEDLALMPSSGTIAPSSGGYMAV